The Vigna unguiculata cultivar IT97K-499-35 chromosome 6, ASM411807v1, whole genome shotgun sequence genome contains a region encoding:
- the LOC114188935 gene encoding uncharacterized protein LOC114188935: MGLISNRVERHEIKPGDHIYTYRAVFTYSHHGIFVGGSKVVHFRPERNLKSIPETSSNLDDPTSHPCPTFPDCGFRQPNSGVVLSCLDCFLRNGSLYCFEYEVSPSVFLTKIRGGTCTTASSDPSETVIHRAMYLLQNGFGNYDVFQNNCEDFALYCKTGLLIQDRQGVGRSGQASSIIGAQLAALISSPLKLLMPSPVGVATVTAGMYCMSRYATDIGVRSDVIKVPVEDLAVNLRWNCPEEEVAENETSDGQITTR, from the exons ATGGGTCTGATTTCTAACAGAGTGGAGAGACATGAGATCAAGCCTGGCGACCACATCTACACCTACAGAGCTGTTTTCACTTATTCTCATCATG GCATTTTTGTTGGGGGAAGCAAGGTTGTACATTTCAGACCTGAAAGAAACTTAAAGTCAATTCCTGAGACATCATCAAACTTGGATGATCCAACATCCCACCCATGTCCAACCTTTCCTGACTGTGGATTCAGACAGCCAAACAGTGGTGTAGTTCTTTCTTGCTTGGATTGCTTCCTTCGAAATGGATCTCTATACTGTTTTGAGTATGAAGTTTCACCCTCAGTTTTCCTCACCAAAATAAGGGGTGGCACATGCACTACTGCATCATCGGACCCATCAGAGACTGTTATCCATCGAGCAATGTATCTTCTTCAAAACGGCTTTGGTAATTATGATGTTTTTCAGAACAATTGTGAGGATTTTGCCCTGTACTGCAAAACCGGTCTTTTGATCCAAGACAGGCAAGGGGTTGGAAGAAGTGGCCAAGCCTCTTCTATCATTGGTGCCCAATTGGCTGCATTGATTTCTTCTCCCCTCAAGTTGCTAATGCCAAGTCCTGTTGGTGTTGCCACTGTAACAGCAGGAATGTACTGCATGAGCAGATATGCAACTGACATTGGTGTCAGAAGTGATGTGATTAAGGTTCCGGTTGAAGATTTGGCAGTGAACCTTAGATGGAATTGTCCTGAGGAGGAGGTCGCTGAAAATGAAACTTCAGACGGACAAATTACTACCAGATGA
- the LOC114188239 gene encoding dof zinc finger protein DOF2.5-like, with translation MEEIGPRPSSLEKKAKPQEQLNCPRCSSTNTKFCYYNNYSLTQPRYFCKTCRRYWTEGGSLRNVPVGGGSRKNKKATSSKVPDLNPPSLSSVSAISSQNPKMQGVHDLNLAFPMDKYHGMSQYVEMPKLEIGGDNTSHHHSPSSAPTSLSPTYGMLPRGLNPYAPNSFMPSSDSLYTPIYPMQEIKPNLSFSVDGFGNRSHGGVQENGGGGRLLFPFGDIKHLSAGVEVEHNKEQGNNPTGYWSGIIGEGSSW, from the coding sequence ATGGAAGAAATAGGTCCAAGACCATCATCGTTAGAGAAGAAAGCAAAACCGCAAGAGCAATTGAATTGTccaaggtgcagttcaacgaaCACAAAGTTCTGCTATTACAACAATTACAGCCTCACACAGCCAAGATACTTCTGCAAGACTTGTAGAAGGTATTGGACAGAAGGTGGTTCTCTCAGAAACGTCCCCGTTGGAGGTGGCTCCAGGAAGAACAAGAAGGCCACCTCATCAAAGGTTCCTGATTTGAATCCACCAAGCCTCTCTTCAGTCTCCGCTATTTCttcccaaaaccctaaaatgCAAGGAGTCCATGACCTTAATTTGGCTTTTCCTATGGACAAGTATCATGGCATGTCCCAATATGTTGAGATGCCAAAACTTGAAATTGGTGGTGACAATACTAGTCACCACCATAGCCCTTCTTCTGCTCCAACTTCTCTTTCACCAACATATGGCATGTTGCCTAGGGGTTTGAATCCTTATGCTCCTAATTCCTTCATGCCAAGCTCAGATTCACTTTACACACCGATCTACCCCATGCAAGAAATTAAACCAAACCTTAGCTTTTCGGTTGATGGGTTTGGAAATAGATCACACGGCGGGGTTCAAGAGAACGGTGGCGGCGGCAGGCTTTTGTTCCCTTTCGGAGACATCAAGCACCTTTCTGCAGGTGTTGAAGTTGAACACAATAAAGAACAAGGAAATAATCCAACTGGATACTGGTCTGGAATCATCGGAGAAGGTTCATCATGGTAA
- the LOC114188825 gene encoding calcium-binding protein KIC-like: MESNRSAREKESMVEEVFEDMLPVMAEKLGVETFVSELCGGFKLLADPETGLISGESLMRNSALLGMDGMSKEEAEAMVGQGDLDGDGKLNETEFCILMLRLSPGIMEEAEAWLHKALQQDLTKFCNQS; encoded by the coding sequence ATGGAAAGCAACCGATCCGCGAGAGAGAAAGAGAGCATGGTGGAAGAAGTGTTCGAGGACATGTTGCCAGTGATGGCAGAGAAGCTGGGTGTGGAGACCTTTGTGTCTGAGTTGTGTGGAGGTTTCAAGCTTCTGGCCGACCCAGAAACGGGTTTGATCAGTGGTGAGAGTCTGATGAGGAATTCAGCTCTATTGGGTATGGATGGGATGAGCAAAGAGGAAGCAGAGGCCATGGTTGGACAAGGCGATCTTGATGGGGATGGGAAGCTCAATGAGACTGAGTTTTGCATCCTTATGCTCAGGCTTAGCCCTGGGATCATGGAAGAAGCCGAGGCTTGGCTTCACAAGGCACTTCAACAAGACCtcaccaaattctgcaatcaATCGTAA
- the LOC114187899 gene encoding bifunctional fucokinase/fucose pyrophosphorylase: MERERGKRRWRVKQKEDLVSLLRKSWYHLRLSIRHPSRVPTWDAIVLTAASPEQAQLYNWQLERAKRMGRISPTTVTLAVPDPLGCRIGSGAATLNAIHALALHYCDSQSPTNGNGSDDAVSVLAKKHVLLLHAGGDSKRVPWANPMGKVFLPLPYLAADDPDGPVPLLFDHILAIASCARQAFGNEGGMLTMTGDVLPCFDASLVTLPMDTSCIITVPITLDVAANHGVIVAAETEHSTQNYAVSLVDNLLQKPSVEELVKSKAILTDGRTLLDTGIITVRGKAWLELVTLASSCQQMISELLKSKKEMSLYEDLVAAWVPAKHEWLRKRPLGEELVNKLGNRKMFSCCAYDLLFLHFGTSNEVLDHLSGVGSELVGRRHLCSIPATTASDITASAIILSSKIAPSVSIGEDSLIYDSSISGEIHIGSLCIVVGVNIPVDNLLSIDNSIRFMLPDRHCLWEVPLIGNRERVLVYCGLHDNPKSSLSKDGTFCGKPWKKILHDLGIDESDLWGSAGPDEKYLWNSKIFPILPYVQMMKIAMWLMGLSNEKSESMLPLWKHSRRISLEELHRSIDFSTICIDSSNHQADLAAGIANACISYGMLGRNLSQLCEEILQKEGSGIQTCKDFLAMCPIVREQNSNILPKSRAYQVQVDLLRACNEEETARELEPKVWAAVADETASAVRYGFKEHLSESPGSCSGQEFQNNSHNGSIHQPFHPRKVKVELPVRVDFVGGWSDTPPWSIERAGCVLNMAISLDGSSPIGTIIETTETEGILITDDADNQLFVEDYTSICAPFDGDDPFRLVKSALLVTGIIHDNILVDMGLHIKTWANVPRGSGLGTSSILAATVVKGLLQVIDGDDSTENVARLVLVLEQLMGTGGGWQDQIGGLYPGIKCTSSFPGIPLRLQVVPLLASPQLISELQQRLLVVFTGQVRLARRVLQKVVIRYLRRDNLLVSSIKRLVELAKIGKEALMNCDLDELGDIMLEAWRLHQELDPYCSNEYVDSLFSFSSPYCCGYKLVGAGGGGFALLLAKDVQCAKELRHRLEQEKHFDVKIYDWQIFL, from the exons ATGGAGAGGGAAAGGGGAAAGAGACGGTGGAGGGTGAAACAGAAGGAGGACTTGGTTTCCCTTCTGCGGAAATCATGGTACCATTTGAGGTTGTCAATCCGACACCCCTCTCGGGTTCCAACCTGGGATGCTATTGTCCTCACTGCCGCTAGCCCCGAACAAGCTCAATTGTACAATTGGCAACTGGAGCGGGCCAAGCGCATGGGTCGGATCTCCCCGACCACCGTCACCCTCGCCGTACCCGACCCTCTCGGCTGCCGGATCGGATCCGGCGCCGCCACTCTTAATGCCATCCATGCTCTCGCCCTCCACTACTGCGACTCACAATCACCGACAAATGGTAATGGAAGTGACGATGCAGTTTCAGTTTTGGCGAAGAAGCATGTATTGTTGCTCCATGCTGGAGGTGATTCAAAACGGGTGCCGTGGGCAAATCCTATGGGGAAAGTGTTCTTGCCTCTTCCTTATTTAGCTGCTGATGACCCTGATGGCCCCGTTCCCCTCCTCTTTGACCATATTCTTGCGATTGCTTCTTGTGCAAGACAagcttttggaaatgaag GTGGAATGTTAACCATGACTGGTGATGTTCTCCCATGTTTCGATGCATCCCTCGTGACTCTTCCTATGGACACTTCCTGTATCATCACTGTTCCGATCACCCTTGATGTTGCTGCAAACCATGGAGTAATAGTTGCGGCTGAAACTGAGCATTCAACTCAAAATTATGCAGTCAGTTTAGTTGATAATCTCCTGCAGAAACCTTCAGTGGAAGAGTTAGTTAAAAGTAAGGCAATTCTCACTGATGGTAGAACACTTCTTGATACTGGAATAATAACAGTCAGAGGTAAGGCGTGGTTGGAGCTTGTTACACTGGCATCTTCCTGTCAGCAGATGATTTCAGAGCTCCTAAAGAGCAAAAAAGAG ATGAGTTTATATGAAGATCTGGTTGCTGCCTGGGTACCTGCAAAGCATGAGTGGCTAAGAAAGCGTCCTTTGGGTGAAGAACTAGTCAATAAATTGGGAAACAGGAAGATGTTCAGCTGCTGTGCCT ATGATTTGTTGTTCTTGCATTTTGGAACCTCAAATGAAGTTTTAGATCACCTCAGTGGTGTTGGTTCAGAATTGGTTGGTAGAAGACATCTGTGTTCTATTCCAGCAACCACTGCATCTGACATTACGGCATCTGCTATTATTCTTTCTAGTAAAATTGCACCCAGTGTGTCAATCGGAGAAGATTCTCTCATCTATGATTCATCCATTTCTGGTGAAATACATATTGGCTCCTTGTGTATAGTGGTTGGTGTCAATATACCTGTTGACAACCTTTTAAGTATTGACAATTCAATCAGGTTCATGCTTCCAGATCGTCATTGTCTTTGGGAGGTTCCATTGATTGGAAATAGGGAGCGAGTTCTAGTATATTGTGGCCTTCATGATAACCCCAAAAGTTCACTCTCTAAAGATGGTACATTTTGTGGGAAACCTTGGAAGAAAATTTTACATGATTTGGGTATTGATGAAAGTGACTTATGGGGGTCTGCAGGCCctgatgaaaaatatttatggaaTTCAAAAATATTCCCCATACTTCCGTATGTTCAAATGATGAAGATTGCAATGTGGTTGATGGGATTATCCAATGAAAAGAGTGAATCCATGCTTCCTTTGTGGAAACATTCTCGGCGCATCAGTTTGGAAGAATTGCACAGATCTATCGATTTTTCAACTATATGCATAGATTCTAGTAATCATCAAGCTGATCTTGCAGCGGGAATTGCAAATGCTTGCATCAGCTATGGAATGCTGGGGCGCAATTTGTCACAATTATGTGAAGAAATTCTTCAAAAAGAGGGCTCTGGAATTCAAACATGTAAGGATTTCCTAGCTATGTGCCCCATAGTTCGGGAGCAAAACTCTAATATACTTCCCAAAAGTCGGGCATATCAGGTGCAAGTTGATCTTCTTCGTGCTTGCAATGAAGAAGAGACAGCTCGTGAGTTGGAGCCCAAAGTTTGGGCTGCTGTGGCTGATGAAACTGCTTCAGCAGTAAGATATGGATTCAAAG AACATTTATCAGAGTCTCCTGGTAGCTGTTCAGGTCAGGAATTCCAGAATAACAGTCACAATGGCAGCATTCATCAGCCTTTCCATCCTAGAAAGGTAAAAGTAGAGTTACCAGTTCGTGTAGATTTTGTTGGGGGTTGGAGTGATACTCCTCCATGGAGCATTGAACGGGCTGGATGTGTTTTGAATATGGCAATAAGCTTGGACGGTTCTTCACCAATTGGCACCATCATAGAGACAACTGAAACAGAAGGAATATTAATTACCGATGATGCAGATAACCAGCTGTTTGTTGAAGATTATACATCTATTTGTGCACCATTTGATGGAGATGATCCATTTCGGTTGGTCAAATCTGCATTACTTGTGACTGGAATTATTCATGATAACATTCTTGTAGATATGGGCTTGCACATCAAAACATGGGCCAATGTCCCCCGTGGCAGCGGATTGGGTACCTCTAGTATCTTAGCTGCTACAGTGGTGAAAGGCCTTCTCCAGGTAATTGATGGGGATGACAGCACTGAGAATGTTGCTAGACTTGTTTTGGTGTTGGAGCAACTTATGGGTACAGGAGGTGGTTGGCAGGACCAGATTGGAGGTCTGTATCCTGGGATTAAATGTACTTCAAGCTTTCCAGGAATTCCTTTGAGGCTTCAAGTTGTTCCCCTCTTGGCTTCCCCTCAGTTAATTTCCGAGCTGCAGCAACGACTTCTTGTGGTATTTACTGGTCAA GTTCGACTTGCACGCAGGGTATTGCAGAAGGTGGTTATTAGATATCTTCGCCGTGATAATCTTCTTGTATCAAGTATCAAACGCCTTGTTGAACTGGCAAAGATTGGGAAAGAAGCTTTGATGAACTGTGACTTAGATGAACTTGGTGATATCATGCTAGAAGCTTGGAGATTGCATCAGGAACTCGACCCTTATTGCAGCAACGAGTATGTTGATagtctcttttctttttcctctccGTACTGCTGTGGTTACAAGCTGGTTGGAGCTGGTGGTGGGGGCTTTGCTCTGTTGCTTGCAAAGGATGTACAGTGTGCCAAGGAACTGAGGCACAGGCTAGAACAGGAAAAACATTTTGACGTCAAAATATATGATTGGCAGATATTCCTATAA